One window from the genome of Paenibacillus azoreducens encodes:
- a CDS encoding ABC transporter ATP-binding protein, whose amino-acid sequence METLLKVKSLSKRYGSKQALDQVSFEIGMGKIIGLLGPNGSGKSTMMQVIAGLTPATAGEVSVMGKPVGLETKKLISYMPDRPMTESWMKVKDAVAFYKDFYADFDGEKAREMLDFMNLDEKSSVSALSKGMNERLQLTLALSRQVNLYLLDEPIGGVDPVARGKILDAIVRFYSEDSSLVICTHLVRDMERIFDEVMFLNNGSITLHEEVEDLRIKHGRSVDEMFKEVFGE is encoded by the coding sequence ATGGAAACGCTGCTGAAAGTTAAGTCCCTGTCCAAACGATACGGCTCCAAGCAGGCGCTGGACCAGGTCAGCTTTGAGATCGGAATGGGCAAAATTATCGGTTTGCTCGGCCCAAACGGAAGCGGCAAAAGCACGATGATGCAAGTTATTGCCGGCCTCACTCCCGCTACAGCCGGAGAGGTTTCTGTCATGGGCAAACCCGTCGGCCTAGAAACGAAAAAACTCATTTCCTATATGCCCGACCGTCCGATGACCGAAAGTTGGATGAAGGTGAAGGACGCCGTTGCCTTTTACAAGGATTTTTATGCAGACTTTGATGGGGAAAAGGCGCGTGAAATGCTGGATTTTATGAATTTGGACGAAAAGAGCTCAGTCAGCGCATTATCCAAAGGCATGAATGAACGTCTGCAACTTACGTTGGCCCTTTCGCGCCAAGTCAATCTCTATTTGCTGGATGAACCGATCGGCGGGGTGGATCCCGTGGCCCGGGGTAAAATTCTGGATGCCATCGTGCGTTTTTACAGCGAGGACAGCAGTCTCGTCATCTGCACCCATCTGGTCCGGGATATGGAGCGGATTTTCGATGAAGTGATGTTTCTGAACAATGGAAGCATCACGCTGCACGAGGAAGTGGAAGATCTCCGCATCAAGCATGGAAGGAGCGTCGACGAGATGTTTAAAGAGGTGTTTGGCGAATGA
- a CDS encoding GNAT family N-acetyltransferase has translation MIQLDESQYKMLLNPLNQVDCNTLFVRSVLAGHAGGKVFADSAYDPTSFYVIHAYGMSLLFGDADNEQFNDELWDYFIQKTEPRNMDEWLQAFPRTWETQLEKLVHNNQATLYTRLNFSFDKDAYEHNNSLISLDNYTVVPSSVDMYANIEGSVIPKAFWRDEQQFLQTAISFTVKVDNEPATTAFAAFVHDGKLEIGIETAEKHRGKGLARIACITLINYCLVNGLEPVWSCRLENTASVNLAKKLGFRETMRLPYYHIPV, from the coding sequence TGAAAGTCAATATAAAATGCTTTTGAATCCATTAAACCAAGTGGATTGCAATACGTTGTTTGTGCGCTCTGTGCTTGCCGGTCATGCCGGCGGTAAAGTTTTTGCCGATTCGGCATACGATCCGACGTCATTTTATGTTATTCATGCTTATGGGATGTCGCTGCTTTTTGGGGATGCCGATAATGAACAGTTTAACGATGAACTTTGGGACTACTTTATACAAAAAACTGAACCAAGGAATATGGATGAATGGCTGCAGGCATTTCCCCGCACTTGGGAAACCCAACTTGAAAAATTGGTTCATAACAATCAAGCAACACTTTATACTCGTCTTAATTTTTCTTTTGATAAAGACGCGTATGAACACAACAATTCGCTTATATCTTTGGACAATTATACCGTTGTCCCTTCTTCAGTTGATATGTATGCAAACATTGAAGGCTCAGTCATTCCCAAAGCTTTTTGGCGTGATGAACAACAGTTTTTGCAGACAGCAATCAGTTTTACTGTCAAGGTTGATAATGAACCAGCCACCACAGCTTTCGCAGCCTTTGTGCATGATGGAAAACTGGAAATCGGTATCGAAACGGCAGAAAAACATCGAGGTAAAGGGTTAGCCCGCATTGCATGCATAACACTTATCAATTATTGCCTTGTAAATGGTTTAGAGCCCGTGTGGTCATGCCGTCTTGAAAACACGGCCTCAGTAAATTTGGCCAAAAAACTTGGCTTTCGCGAAACTATGCGTTTGCCGTATTATCATATACCAGTGTGA